GCGGAGTGGCAGGCCGCCGTGGCCGCGGGCAAGGTGAGCGCCGACGCCTTCGACGCCGGGCTGGAGAAGACGTCGGTGAGCTGGCTGCGTGCCCGCTGCGCCGAGCTGGATGCCGCCATGGCCGGCCTGGATGCGCTCGCGGCGCTGTGCGAGGAGCGCTTCGGCGACGTGGCGCCGCGCTTCGTGAAGCTGCGCGAGACGCTGCAGGAGGTGCGGCACGCCGCCGGCCAGCTTCTGGCCCGCCGCCAGGATACCGCCGGCGCACCCGACGACTCCCCCGAAGCGTCCACCCCCGAAGCGGCGCCATCCGCCGAGCCCGCCGATCCGGAGGGAGCAGACGCGGCGAGTGGAAATCCCGAGATCCTCGGCGCGGACCACGCCCCGGTGGCGGATGGGGCCGCGCCGACCGCCATCGCCATGACCACGGACGCGCCGCGGAACGCCGGGCCGCCCGCCTCGCGCGAGGAGGCGGCGGCGCGTCTGGCGGAGCTGGCGCGCTGGCTTCGCGCGCAGCGTCCGGCGCACCCCGCGCCGTACCTGGTGCTGCGCGGGCTCCGCTGGGGCGAGCTGCGCGCCGGCGGCGCGGAGGTGGACCCGCGGCTGCTGGAGGCGCCGCCCACGGCGGAGCGCGTGCGGCTCAAGACGCTGGCTCTGGACGAGCGCTGGGCGGAGCTGCTGGAGGCCGCCGAAGAGGTGATGGCGGCGCCGTACGGGCGCGGCTGGCTGGACCTGCAGCGCTACGTGGCCGCCGCCTGCGCCGCCCTGGGCCCGGAGTACGACGCCGTGCGCGCGGCCGTCGCCGGCGCCCTGCGCGGCCTGCTGGCGGAGCTGCCGGCGCTCCCCGCGATGACGCTGATGGACGACACGCCCACCGCGAACGCCGAGACGCGCGCCTGGCTGGAGCAGGCCGGCATCGTGCCGGCGGACGGGGCGGAGCTCCCCGCGCCGGTGCTGCCGGCGGGAGCCGCGGAGGAGAGGGCACGCGCCCGGGCCGCCGCCGGCGAGCCCCACAAGGCGGTGGAGATCCTGTCGGCCGCCGCGGCGGGGGAGCGCAGCGCCCGCGCCCGCTTCCTCCTGCGCGCCCGCGCGGCCGAGGTGATGGTGGACGCGGAGATGGAGACGGTGGCGCTCCCCATTCTGCGCGAGCTGGCGGAGCAGTCACAGCGGCACGCGCTGGACGAGTGGGAGGCCGGCGACGTGGCGGCGCGCCCCCTCGCCACCCTGTACCGCTGCCTGGAAAAGACGGGCGACGGCGCCGGCGAGCGCGACGCGCTGTACCTGCGCATCTGCCGGCTGGACCCGCTGCTCGCCATCCGGCTGCGCGAGGAGGCCCATGCAGCCGCGTGACCCGGAGCGGACCGTCCGCCTGTCGGTGCTGGACCGGCTGCTGGAGGACGACGAGGCCGCCGGCGCCGCGGGCACGCCCTGGTCGCGCTCGGTGGAGCGTCTCAAGGCGTCGCTGCTGCGCGACGTGGAGTGGCTGCTGAACACGCGGCAGACCCTGGAGCCGGCCGGTCCCTCGCACCCCGAGGTGCAGCGCTCCGTGTACCATTACGGGCTGCCGGACCTCACCTCCCTCTCCGCCGGGTCGGACGGCACGCGGCGCCGGCTGCTGCGGCAGGTGGAGGACGCCATCCGCCTCTTTGAGCCGCGGCTTTCGCGCGTGCGGGTGTCGGCCCCTGAAGACACGCCGGCGGGCGGGCGAGACGTGCGCTTCGTGGTGGAGGCGCTGCTGGAGATGGATCCCGAGCCGCAGCGGGTGACCTTCGACACGGTGCTGGAGCCGGCCAGCGGCACTTTCCGGGTGAACGGAGGGTCCCGTGCGTGACCCGCTGCTGGACCTGTACGAGCGCGAGCTCACCTTTCTGCGCCGCACCGGGGCGGAGTTCGGCAGGCGGTACCCGCGCGTGGCGTCGCGGCTCATGCTGGAGCCCACCAAGTGCGACGACCCGCACGTGGAGCGGCTGCTGGAGGGGTTCGCCTTCCTGGCCGCGCGCGTGCACCTGCGCCTGGACGACGACGCGCCCGAAATGGCCGAGGCGCTGCTGGACGCGGCGTATCCGCAGTACGTGCGCCCCATCCCGTCCATGTCGCTGGTGCAGCTGCACCCCGACCCCGAGCGGGCCGTGGCCGGCGGGCACCCTGTGCCGCGCGGGTCGCTGCTGTATTCACGCGACGTGGGCGGCGCGCCGTGCAAGTTCCGCACGTGCTACGACACCGTGCTCTGGCCGGTGAGCGTGGCCGGCGCGAAGTGGATGGCGCCGTACGAGCTGAGCCCGCCCGTGCGCGCGGCGGACGCGGTCGCCGCGCTGCGGGTGGAGTTGCGCTGCCTTCCGGGCGCCACCTTCGCCCAGGTGGCGGCGGACACGCTGCGCTTTCACCTGAGCGCGGAGCCCAACCTGGCGGGAGCGCTGTACGAGCTGCTCTGCAACAGCTGCGCGCAGGTGCTGGTGCGCGACCTCGCGCCGGGGTCCCGCGCGGAGCCCGTGATCCTTCCCGGCTCGGCGGTCACGCCGGTGGGCTTCGGGGAGGACGAAGGGATGCTTCCGCTGCCGCGCCGCGCCTTCACGGGATACCGGCTGCTGCAGGAGTACTTCACCTTCCCGGAGAAGTTCTGGTTCGTGGACGTGGCCGGCTTCGACCGGGTGCGCGCGGCGGGGATGGGGTCCGCCGTGGAGCTCGTCTTCCTCGTCTCCCCCTTTGAGCGGCCGGAGCGGCGCCACGCCCTGGAAGCCGGCGTGACGGCCGACACCTTCCGGCTCGGCTGCACCCCCATCGTCAACCTCTTTCCGCAGACGTCGGAGCCCACGCCGGTCACGCAGCGCACGTGGGAGTACCGCATCGTCCCCGACGCGCACCGGCCCACCACGGGGATCTACTCGGTGGAGGAGGTGCTGGCCGTGTCGCCGGGGACGCCGGAGCCGGTGCGGATGGCGCCGCTGCACGCCTTCCGCGCCCGGATGGAGGGCGACGGGGCGGAGGTCTACTGGTACGCGCGCCGCCGTCCCTCCGGCTGGCGGCCTGACGAGGGCACGGACGTCTGCCTCCAGTTCGTGGACCGGCAGGCGCGCCTTGCCCGGCCGGGCCACAGCGCCGTGACGGCACGCCTGCTGTGCCACAACGGCGACCTTCCCTCGCGGCTGGAGCTGGGCCGCGCGGACGGTGACTTCTCCCTTCCGGGGGGCGGACCCGTGAACCGCGTGAGCATGCTCTCCAAGCCCACGCCCCTGGTGCACCCGCCGGCCGGCGGCGCGCAGCTCTGGCGGCTCGTCTCGCAGCTCTCGCTGAACTACGTGTCGCTCGCCGAGGGCGGCGCCGAGACGCTGCGAGCCCTGCTGCGCCTGCACAATTTCGCCGACGCGCGATCGGCGGAAAAGCACATCCTGGGGATCGAGTCGGTGAGCGGCACGCCCATGCACGCGCGCATCGGCAGCGAGGCGGGGGTGGCGTTCGCCCGCGGGCACCGGGTGGAGATCGTGTTCGACGAGGAGATGTACGCGGGCGGCGGCGTGTACCTGCTGGCCGCGGTGCTGGAGCGGTTCCTGGGGCTGTACGTGTCGATGAACAGCTTCTGCGTCCTGGCCGCGCGCACGCGGCAGCGCAAGGAGCCGCTGCGCGAGTGGGCGCCGAGGGCGGGATGGAAGCCGCTGCTCTAGCCGATCCTGTCGAGCCGCCGCCGATCTTCCCCGTCGTCGCCGCCGCCGCGGAGCCGGAGCGCGAGGAGGGGGCGGCGGCGGGGCCGGCGCCCCTGGAGGCGGCGGAGCGGGTGCTGGGGGACGCCCCCGCGTCGTTCGGCTTCTTCCAGGCGGTGCGGCTGCTGGAGCGGCTGCGCCCCGGCCGGGCGCGGGTGGGGCGCTTCGCGGACCCGGCGGACGAGGTGGTGCGATTTTCCGCCAACCCCAGCATCGCGTTTCCGCCGGGCGAGGTGCACGGGCTGGCGATGGGGGCGGACCGCCCCGCGCGGATGAGCGTGAACTTCATGGGCCTCACCGGCCCGCTGGGCGTGCTGCCGCTGCACTACACGCTGCTGGTGCGCCAGCGCAACCGGGCCCGCGACGAGGCCGCCGGCGAGTTCCTGGACCTGTTCCACCATCGCGCGCTCTCCCTGTTCTACCGCGCCTGGGAAAAGGCCCGCGTGACCATCGCGGCCGAGCGCGGAGAGAGCGACGCGCTTCGCCGCCACCTGCTGGACGCCACGGGCGAGGGACCGGGCGCCGCGGGTCCGCGCGCCGCGCCGGAAGAAGCGCTGGTCTTTTACGCCGGGCTGTTCGCGCCGCTGCCGCGCAGCGCCGCGGGGCTGGAGCAGCTGCTGGGCGAGGTGTTCGGCGTGGAGGCGCAAGTGGAGCAGTTCGTGGGCGGCTGGTATCCGCTGCCGGAAAGCGATCAGTGCCGCCTGGGCGAGGACGACTGCGGCGCGGCGGATCAGGTGGGGCTGGGCGCGGTGGTGGGCGACGGCGTGTGGCATCCGCAGTCCGGCATCCGCGTCCGCCTGGGCCCATTGGGCAAGCGCGAGTACGACCGCTTCCTCCCCACGGGCGACGCGTACCCCCTTCTGCGCCGTCTGGTGCGCTTCTACACGCACGACCAGTTCGAATGCGAGCTGCGGCTGGTGCTGGCGCGCGAGGAGGTCCCCGCGTGCGTGATCGGCGCGGAGGAGGGGCAGGGGCAGCCGCTTGGTTGGAGCACCTGGGCGCGGACGCGGGACTTTCCGCGAGACGCGGACGACACGCTGCTCCGGCTGTAGAAGGCGAACGGCGCCCGCGGTACCCGAATCACAGGCACTTCCTTTCATCCAGAGGCCCGTTGCATGAACGCCAACGTCCGCTCCCTGATCGCGAAGCTGAACCACCACACGCGCGCCGCCGTGGAATCGGCGGCGGGGCTGTGCCTGTCGCGCACGCACTACGACGTGGAGGTGGAGCACTACCTCCTGAAGCTGCTCGACGCGCCCGACGCCGACCTGGGCTTCATCCTGCGCCACTACGAGGTGGACCGCTCGCGCCTGTCGCGCGACCTGGCGGCGGGGCTGGACCGGCTCAAGACCGGCAACGCCCGCACGCCGTCGCTCAGCCCCAGGCTGGTGGAGATGCTGGCCGCGGCCTGGACCGCCGCCTCGCTGGACTACGGCGCGGGCGAGATCCGCAGCGGCCACACCCTCGTCGCCCTGCTGGCGGACGACGAGCTGGCCCGCCTGGCGCGCTCCATCAGCCGCGAGCTGGAAAAGATCCCCGCCGCCGATCTGCGCCGCGACCTGCCGCAGGTCGTCGCCGCCTCGGCCGAAGAGGCTGCCGCACCCGCGCGCGGCGGCGGCGCGGACGAGCCGGGGCCGGTGCCGGGAGGCCGAACGCCCAACCTGGACCAGTACACGGTGGACATCACGGAGCGCGCCCGCGGCGGCCAGCTGGACCCCGTGCTGGGGCGCGACGCGGAGGTGCGGCAGGTGGTGGACATCCTCACCCGCCGCAGGCAGAACAACCCCATCCTGGTGGGCGAGGCGGGCGTGGGAAAGACGGCGGTGGTGGAGGGTTTTGCCCTGCGCATCGCCCAGGGCGACGTGCCGCCCGTGCTGCGCAACGTAGCCGTCCGCACGCTGGACCTGGCGCTGCTGCAGGCGGGCGCGGGGATCAAGGGCGAGTTCGAGAACCGCCTCAAGGGGCTCATCGAGGAGGTGAAGAGCTCGCCCGTGCCCATCATCCTCTTCATCGACGAGGCGCACACCATGATCGGCGCCGGGGGGCAGGCGGGGCAGGGGGATGCCGCCAACCTGCTCAAGCCGGCGCTGGCCCGCGGCGAGCTGCGCACGCTGGCCGCCACCACCTGGTCGGAATACAAGAAGTACTTCGAAAAGGACCCGGCCCTCGCGCGGCGCTTCCAGGTAGTCAAGGTGGAGGAGCCGTCGGAAGACGCCTGCCTGGTGATGATGCGGGGCGTGGCCCCCGCCCTGGAGCGCCACCACGGCGTGCGCATCCTGGACGACGGGGTGCGCGCCGCCGTGCGCCTGTCGCACCGCTACCTGCCGGACCGCCAGCTCCCCGACAAGGCCGTGAGCGTGCTGGACACCGCCTGCGCGCGGCTGTCGCTGGGGCAGAACGCCACCCCCGGACCCGTGGAGGACGCGCGGCGGCGGCTGGACGACCTGGACGTGCAGGCGCGGGTGCTGGAGCGCGAGCAGGCCACCGGCGCCGACCACGCGGAGGCGCTGGCCGCCATCGCTTCCGCGCGGCTGCGGACGGAGACGGAGCTGGCCGCGCTGACGGAGCGCTGGGAGCGCGAGCGCGCCCTGGTGGCGGAGGTCCGCGCCGCCCGCGAACGGCTCGAGGCCCTCGCCGGCCACGGTCCCGCGCCGGACGGCGCCGCGCCCGCGGACGCCGCGGCGCTGCGGGCGGAGCTGGACCGGCGGAACGGCGAGCTGCAGGCGCTGCAGGGCGGGGCGCCGCTGGTGCCGGTGTGCGTGGACGCCGTGCTCGCCGGCGAGGTGATCAGCGGGTGGACGGGGATCCCCGTGGGCAAGATGCTGCGCGACGACCTGGGAATGGCGCTGGAGCTGGAGACGCACCTGGAGCGGCGCATCATCGGCCAGTCGCACGCGCTGGGGGCGATCAGCCAGCGCATCCGCACCTCCAGGGCGGGGATCGAGGACCCGGGCAAGCCCGTGGGCGTGTTCCTGCTCGTGGGCCCCAGCGGCGTGGGGAAGACGGAGACCGCGCTGGCGCTGAGCGACCTGCTGTACGGCGGCGAGCACAACCTGGTCACCATCAACATGTCCGAGTTCCAGGAGCCCCACACCGTGAGCACGCTCAAGGGCTCCCCCCCGGGCTACGTGGGCTACGGCGAGGGCGGGGTGCTCACCGAGGCCGTGCGGCGGCGCCCGTACAGCGTGGTGCTTCTGGACGAGATCGAAAAGGCGCACCCGGATGTGCTCGAGCTCTTCTTTCAGGTGTTCGACAAGGGGGTAATGGAGGATGGCGAGGGGCGGCAGGTGGACTTCCGCAACTGCATCCTGATCCTCACCACCAACGCGGGGACGGAGAGCATCATGAAGCTGTGCGCCGACCCCGAGACGCTGCCCTCGGCGGACGGGCTGGCCCGCGCCCTCAAGCCGGAGTTGGACGGCGTGTTCAAGCCCGCGTTCCTGGGCCGCACCGTCATCATCCCCTACTTCCCCATCCGCGACGAGGCGCTGCGCCGCATCATCGGCCTCAAGGTGGACAAGGTGCGCCGCCGCCTGCGCGAGACGCACCGCGTAGACCTGGTGCTGGACGAGGCGGTGTCGGAGGCCATCGCCGCGCGCTGCACCGAGGTGGAGAGCGGCGCCCGCAACGTGGACAACCTGCTCACCAACACGCTGCTGCCCGAGATCTCGCGCATCCTGCTGCGCGCCCTGGTGGACGGCACGCCCCCCGTGAGCATCCGCGTGGGCGTTGACGAGCGCGGCGCCTTCACCTACGCCGCGCACCCCGCCACTGTGCCCGTTCCGGGGACGTTGCTGGCGGAGACCGCGGACGTCGCGGAGGCTGCGGCCGCGTAAGAGGCGAGGACAGAAAGAGGCGACTCATGAAGGCATCGCTCACGTACTACATCTGGGAAGGGCTGCTCGTCGGGATGCTGAACGACGAGTTCATCCAGATGCCCGCAATCTGCGGGGGCGGTGGGGGAAGCACGAAAAACCCGTCGGCCAAATCCGTCAACAACCCCTATAGCACGGGGCTGAAGACCACAGGGAGCGGGGCGGGGCACGTGCACGGCGGGCCGCTGCCAACGGGCAAGTATGCCGTTGCCACGCCCTCGATCCACCCCAAGCTCAAGCTCTCGGCCCGGCTAACGCCAACCGGGGGCCAGCCGATGTTCACCCGCAGCGGCTTTCTGATCCACGGAGCCGGTCCGCACGGGAGCGACGGGTGCATCGTGCTCAAGGACCGCAATCAGCTCAAGACGTTGATGAATGCGCTGACTGCGTGCGGTGGGGGAACGCTGTTCGTGGAGGAGACGATGAGCGGCGGACGGTTCGTATGATGGTTTCGCAAACGTCCAGCGTCCGGCTGCGCGTCCGGGGCCGGCTACGCATCACCCGCACGACGCCATGAGCTACACGCAGGCCAACCGCCCCATACGGGTAGAGACGGTCCTGGGACCCGACGTGCTGCTGCTGGAGGGCGTGTCCGGCGTGGAGGGCGTTTCCACTCCGTTCTCCTTCGGGCTGGACCTCGTCTCGGAGGACGACGCCGTGGCCGCTGCCAGCCTCCTGCGCACCCCCGCCGTGGTCACGCTCACCCTCTCCACGGGCGAGGAGCGCGTCTTTCACGGGCTCATCCGCCGCTTCGTGCAGGAGGGGCGCGACGAGGAGCTGACCACGTACCAGGCCGAGATCGTTCCCTGGATCTGGTTCCTCTCCCTGTCGCGCGAGAGCCGCATCTACCAGAACCTGAGCGTCCCCGAGATCCTGGAGGAGCTGTTCCGCCGGCTGGGCCACGCCGACTTCGAGCTGCGCTGCACCCGCTCGTACCCCAAGCGCGAGTACTGCGTGCAGTATCGCGAGACGCACCTGGAGTTCGTTTCGCGGCTCATGGAGGAGGAGGGGATCTTTTACTTCTTCGAGCACACGCCCGAGCGGCACCTGCTGGTGGTGGCCGACGACAACGGCGCCGTGCAGCCCTGCCCCGTGATCCCCGCCGCGCGCTTCCTGGGCCACGAGGGCGGCGACGTCGTGGGGATGCTGCACAGCGAGGAGCAGGCGTGCACCGGCAAGGTGATGCTGCGGGACTACGACTTCCTGCAGCCCTCGCTCAAGCTGGAGAGCGCCATCGCCGCCGATGACCCCGAGGAGGACTACGACTACCCCGGCGACTTCGCCGCGCCGGACGACGGCGACCGCTACGCGCGCATCCGGCTGGAGGAGGCGGCCGCGCTGCGCCAGGTGGTGCGCGGGCAGAGCACCTGCCGCGCCTTCCAGAGCGGCTTCCGTTTCGAGCTGACGGACCACTTCCGCCCCGCGGCCAACCAGCCGTACATGCTGCTGCAGGTGCAGCACGTGGCCAGCGCCGGCGACTACCGGGCGTGGGAAGGCGCGCCCATGGAGTACCGCAACCACTTCCTCGCCATCCCCCACTCCGTCCCTTACCGCCCCCGCCGCGCCACGCCGCACCCCGTGATCCACGGCTCACAGACGGCGCTCGTGGTCGGCCCGGCCGGCGAGGAGGTGTGGGTGGATTCGCACGGGCGCATCAAGGTGCAGTTCTACTGGGACCGTGTGGGCCGCAAGGACGAGAACTCGTCGTGCTGGGTGCGGGTGGCGCAGCCGTGGGCGGGGAAGGGGTGGGGCGCCGTGCAGATCCCCCGCATCGGCAACGAGGTGGTCGTGGAGTTCCTGGAGGGCGACCCCGACCGCCCGCTGGTTACGGGGAGCGTGTACAACGCCGAGCAGACGCCTCCCTTCGACCTTCCCGGCGCCGGCATCCAGATGGGGATGAAGTCGCGGTCGTCGAAAGGCGGCGGCGGCTACAACGAGATCACCATGACGGACACCAAGGGCACGGAGCAGGTGACCATCCATGCCCAGTACGACATGGGAACCACGGTGGAGCACGACGACACCCAGACGGTGAACAACGACCGCACCATCACCGTGCAGGGCAAGCACACCGAGACGGTCACCGGCGACACCAGCATCACCGTAAGCAGCGGCAAGTACAGCCACGACGTGGCGGCGGGGACGGCGACGTACCACGTGGCCGGCGCCGTCTCCGAAACCTTTGACAGCACGCTCTCCACCACGGTGGCCAGCAAGGTCACGCTCGATTCCACCGGCTCCGAGATCGCCGTCACCGCGGCGACGAAGATCAGCATCCAGGTGGGCTCCAGCAGCCTGACCATGGACGCCGGCGGCAACATCGAGCTGAGCGGAGTCAACATCAAGATCAACGGCGTCACGATCGCCGTCAGCGGCGACGCCGAGGCGTCCATGGCCGTGGCCGCGTCGTCCGTGAAGTGCACGCCTGCCAGCATGGAAGTAGCGGGCGCCATGGTGAAGTCCGCCGCCACCGCCATTAACGAGATCACGGGCGCCACGGTCAAGCTGAACTGACCCTTCCCGCGCCTCGTCCCGCCCCCCGCTCCACCCTCCACCCCGAGTCTCCGTGAGCGCTGGAAAGAACGCCGTCGAGCGCCGCCTGGACCTGCTGCACGACCAGTGGAACGAGTTCGCGCAGGCGCCGGAGCCGCGGCTGCTGCGCTGGATGATCCGCGCCGACGAATGGCGGATGATCGAGGCGTTCCTGGCGGTGGAAAGCGACGAGCGCACGGGCGAGACGCCGGACCTGTTCGTTCGCCTGGCGGAGCCGTTCCGGGACGTAGACTCGTACGGGGCCGCCCTGCTGGACGAGCTGCGCCGGCAGTATGCCGAGGCCGCGGACGCGCTGGCCGAGGAGGGCGTGCCCGGCCACCCCTGGGAGCCACCCGCGCCCGCGCCCGGCACGCACTCGCTGCTGGCGTTCGCCGACGGCTGCGCGGCACTGCAGGCGCACTACACGGAGCTGATGGAGCGGCTCGCGCTGGTGCTGGCGCCGGCGGAGGTGGCGGATTACGCGGAGTGGAAGCGGTGGCTGCTCGCGGCGGCGGAACGGCTGCCCGAGGGCGTGCGGCTGGTGGTGGTGGACTCCGTGGAGGCGCCCGCGCTGGAAGGGCTGGCGGCGGCGGACCCGGAGCGCGTGCGCACGGTGGCCGCGGGGCTGGACATGCCCGCCGCCTACCAGGAGCTTGCGCGTGCCGGCGGCACGGCATCGCCCGGCGGGCAGTTCCGCGTCGCCTTCGCGGCTCTGGCGGCGGCGCTAGGCGCGGGCGATCTGGCGGGCGCGGAGCGGGCGGGGCAGGGCGCCGTGGCCGTGGCCACCGAGCACGGCTGGCCGCAGCTGTCGGCCGCCGTCCACATGGCGATGGGCGGCGGGTTCATGGGGGCGGGCCGCACGGCCGACGCCGTGGCCGCCTACGCCCGGGCGGACGCGGCCGGCGCCCAGGCCGAGGCGCACGGAGACGAGGCGGGCCCCGGGCTGCGGCTGCAGGCGGCGCTCGGCAGCGCCGGGGCGCGGTTTGCCGCGGGCGACTTCGCGGGGGCGGCGGCGGCCTACGAGGGCGCGCTCCCACTGGCGCAGCGCGCGGGCGACCGGCGCATGGCCATGGAGTGCTGGCGGATGTCCGCGTACTGCCACGAGCAGCACGGCGACGCCGAGCGGGCGTGGCTGCACGGCTCCCGCGCCCTGGACGCCGGCGAGGCGCTGCCGCCGGAGGAGCGCGCCCTCTCCACCCTTCCGTACGCGGGCGAGGGGATGCTGCGCCTTGCCCTGCACTCGCCCGCGCACGCGGAGGGCGTCGAGCGTCGGATGGCGGCGCTGCTGGGCACCCGGGCCTGGCGTCCGGCCGCCGCGGCGGGGGCCCCGTGATCGCCGCCAAGCAGTTCGACCCCGTGCTGGGGGTGGACATCCACATCGTCCAGCCCCCCGGACCCGTGCCGCCCATCCCCATCCCGCACCCGTTCATCGGGATGGTGCTGGACCCCATGGACTTCATCCCCGTCGTCGGCGGCACGGTGATGGTGAACGGGATCCCGCGCGCCACGGCGGGCTCGGCGGGGATCGCGGCGCCGCCGCACATCCCCATCGGCGGCATGTTCGTGAAGCCGCCGGGGAACGAGTGCGAGGTGTTCATGGGCTCCGCCACGGTGCTGGCGGACGACGAGCCCCTGAGCCGTCTGGGGATGCCCGCCCTCAGCTGCCACGACATCGGCATGCCGTCGCCGCCGCGGATCAAGAAGAAGAGCAAGGCAAGGTCCCTCTTCCTCCCCACCAGCGTCGTCCTCTCCATTCCCGCCGGCCCCCCCGTGCTGGTCGGCGGCCCGCCCACCGTGTCGATGATGGCGATCGGGATGCGGCTGGGGATGTCCGCCCTGGGCAAGGGGCTGAAGAAGCTGCGCAAGCTGCGGAAGAGCAGCCGGCGGATGAAGGCGCTGTCGAAAAAGGCGCACGCGGCCGCAAAGAAGGGGATGGACAAGCTGGGTGTGCCGCCCAGCGTGCGAAACCGGGTGCATCGCTCCATCTGCACCGTGACGGGCCACCCGGTGGACGTGGCGACAGGCAAGGTGCTGACGGAGGAGGTGGAGCTGGAGCTCGCCGGGCCCGTCCCCTTTCGCTGGGAGCGGGTGTGGTACAGCACCTCGGTGTATGACGGGCCCCTGGGGCACGGCTGGCACCACAGTTATGACCTGGCGCTGCTGGAGGAGGAAGGCGCCGTGGCCGTGCGCCTGGCCGACGGCCGCCCGTTGCCCTTTCTGCCGCTGGCGGAAGGCGAGGAGCACTTTGACCGGGGCGAAAAGCTCACCCTCTTTCGCGACGCCCGGGGGTACGCCCTGCGGGACGCGCACGGGCTTGCGTTCCGGTTCGCTTCCGCTCCCGCTGGCACCGTGTGCCCACTGGCGTCGGTGGAGGACCGTTGCGGCAACGCCATCCGCTTTCGGTACGACGCTCGAGGCCGCCTGGCCGGCATCACTGACAGCGCCGGGCGCGAGCTGTCCGTTGAGAGCGACGAGGAGGGGCATATCATCGCCCTTGTGGCGCCGCACCCCGACCGCCCGGGCGAGACCTTTCGCGCGGTGACCTACCGGTACGACGGCCACGGGGACCTGGTAGCGGCGCACGACGCGCACGCGCATTCCATCCGCTACGCCTGGCGCGAGCACCTGCTGGTATGCGAGACCGACCGTGCGGGGCTCAGCTTCCATTTCGAGTACGACGGGGCCACGCACGAGGCCCGCTGCCTCCGAACCTGGGGCGACGGAGGATTGTTCGGCCGCGAGCTCGCGTACGACCTCCCGGCCCGGCAGACCACCGTCACCGACACTCGCGGCGGCCGCACCCTGTACCAATGCGACGAGCTGGGGCTGGTCACGCGCATGGTGGACGCGCTGGGGAACGCGTGGCTGACGGAATGGAACGAGTACGGCGAGCACGTTTCGGAAACGGACCCCCTGGGCGGCGAGAGCCGCTACGTGCACGACGGACGCGGGAACCTGGTGGAGGTGCTGGACCCGGCGCGGTGCCGGCGGCGCATTGCTTACGACGCGGCCGACAACCCGGTGGAATTCGCGGACGAGCTGGGCAACTCCTGGAAGCACGAGTACGACGGGCGCGGCTGTCTGCTGGCCCTCACCGATCCCGCGGGCGCCACGTACCGGTACGAGCGCGACGCGCGCGGTCTGTTGCTGGCCGTTACCGATCCCCTGGGCCGCGAAAGCCGCATCGAGTGGGACGATCAGGGGAATCCCCGCTGGATAGTAGACCGCGCCGGTGCCGTCACGTACCTGGATCACGACGCGCTGGGGCGGATGGTACGCCGGACCGATGCCGAGGGCGGGGAAATGCGATTGTCCCGCGACCTGGTGGGCCGTGTGGTCGGGCTGCGGGACGAGGCCGGGGACACATGCGCCTTCACGTACGATGCGCGGGGCAACGTGGTGCGCGAGGTGGACGAGCTGGGGCGCGTGACGCGGAGCACCTACGGGATGCTGGACCGCCTGCTCGCGGAAACGGACGCGGAGGGCGCCACCTTCACCTGCGAATACGACGGCGAAGGCGAGTTGGCGCGGGTTCGGGATGCGACGGGGCGCGCGTGGACGCTGCACCGTGACCTGCTGGGGCGGGTGGTGGAGGAGCGGCAGTTCTCCGGCCGACGGCTGCGCTACGCGTACGACGAGTCGGGGGAGGTGGTGGGGCTGGAGAACGGAGCGGGGGAGGCGACTCGCCTGAGGCGCGACATGCTGGGGCGGCTCACCGGGCGTGTGCTCCCCGGCGGTAAGGAGGAGCGGTTCGCTTACGACGCCGCGGGCCAGTTGCTTTGCGCCGAGAACGCGGCCGCGCGGGTGGAGTTCGAGTACGACCCCGCCGGTCGGGTGGTGCGCGAGGCGCTCAA
The Longimicrobium sp. genome window above contains:
- the tssF gene encoding type VI secretion system baseplate subunit TssF, producing the protein MRDPLLDLYERELTFLRRTGAEFGRRYPRVASRLMLEPTKCDDPHVERLLEGFAFLAARVHLRLDDDAPEMAEALLDAAYPQYVRPIPSMSLVQLHPDPERAVAGGHPVPRGSLLYSRDVGGAPCKFRTCYDTVLWPVSVAGAKWMAPYELSPPVRAADAVAALRVELRCLPGATFAQVAADTLRFHLSAEPNLAGALYELLCNSCAQVLVRDLAPGSRAEPVILPGSAVTPVGFGEDEGMLPLPRRAFTGYRLLQEYFTFPEKFWFVDVAGFDRVRAAGMGSAVELVFLVSPFERPERRHALEAGVTADTFRLGCTPIVNLFPQTSEPTPVTQRTWEYRIVPDAHRPTTGIYSVEEVLAVSPGTPEPVRMAPLHAFRARMEGDGAEVYWYARRRPSGWRPDEGTDVCLQFVDRQARLARPGHSAVTARLLCHNGDLPSRLELGRADGDFSLPGGGPVNRVSMLSKPTPLVHPPAGGAQLWRLVSQLSLNYVSLAEGGAETLRALLRLHNFADARSAEKHILGIESVSGTPMHARIGSEAGVAFARGHRVEIVFDEEMYAGGGVYLLAAVLERFLGLYVSMNSFCVLAARTRQRKEPLREWAPRAGWKPLL
- the tssA gene encoding type VI secretion system protein TssA, whose product is MSNDIDLLAPIGGDNPAGPSLRAEAVYQQIKLARFEEDDVPQGDWKRERKVADYVQVVRLATDVLARQSKDLQVAAWLTEAWTRREGFAGLGRGIELLRNLLDRFWEHVHPEPEDGDLEVRAAPLEWVELYLGPCVRAVPLTLGGHGLAAYRESRSVGSEEAVRSDSARHAEWQAAVAAGKVSADAFDAGLEKTSVSWLRARCAELDAAMAGLDALAALCEERFGDVAPRFVKLRETLQEVRHAAGQLLARRQDTAGAPDDSPEASTPEAAPSAEPADPEGADAASGNPEILGADHAPVADGAAPTAIAMTTDAPRNAGPPASREEAAARLAELARWLRAQRPAHPAPYLVLRGLRWGELRAGGAEVDPRLLEAPPTAERVRLKTLALDERWAELLEAAEEVMAAPYGRGWLDLQRYVAAACAALGPEYDAVRAAVAGALRGLLAELPALPAMTLMDDTPTANAETRAWLEQAGIVPADGAELPAPVLPAGAAEERARARAAAGEPHKAVEILSAAAAGERSARARFLLRARAAEVMVDAEMETVALPILRELAEQSQRHALDEWEAGDVAARPLATLYRCLEKTGDGAGERDALYLRICRLDPLLAIRLREEAHAAA
- the tssE gene encoding type VI secretion system baseplate subunit TssE, producing the protein MQPRDPERTVRLSVLDRLLEDDEAAGAAGTPWSRSVERLKASLLRDVEWLLNTRQTLEPAGPSHPEVQRSVYHYGLPDLTSLSAGSDGTRRRLLRQVEDAIRLFEPRLSRVRVSAPEDTPAGGRDVRFVVEALLEMDPEPQRVTFDTVLEPASGTFRVNGGSRA
- the tssG gene encoding type VI secretion system baseplate subunit TssG encodes the protein MEAAALADPVEPPPIFPVVAAAAEPEREEGAAAGPAPLEAAERVLGDAPASFGFFQAVRLLERLRPGRARVGRFADPADEVVRFSANPSIAFPPGEVHGLAMGADRPARMSVNFMGLTGPLGVLPLHYTLLVRQRNRARDEAAGEFLDLFHHRALSLFYRAWEKARVTIAAERGESDALRRHLLDATGEGPGAAGPRAAPEEALVFYAGLFAPLPRSAAGLEQLLGEVFGVEAQVEQFVGGWYPLPESDQCRLGEDDCGAADQVGLGAVVGDGVWHPQSGIRVRLGPLGKREYDRFLPTGDAYPLLRRLVRFYTHDQFECELRLVLAREEVPACVIGAEEGQGQPLGWSTWARTRDFPRDADDTLLRL